A window from Gottschalkiaceae bacterium SANA encodes these proteins:
- a CDS encoding class I SAM-dependent methyltransferase: protein MSKDYYNKNAEDFIKRTVEVDMSDIYDWVLAGVEDGGRILDVGFGSGRDSLYFLAMGYDVTSLDSSQRFVAIGRELLPDVMLCDVCEMDFSEEFDLVWANASLLHLDEEGFALAVARIEESLEEGGWFYVSMKLGDFEGIRNGRYFKYYTQDTLVDAVTAASSLVLVDYMETEDSREAHGGEYWANAIFIKPSEENEDWM from the coding sequence ATGAGTAAAGATTATTATAATAAAAACGCAGAAGACTTTATCAAACGCACCGTGGAAGTGGATATGTCAGACATCTACGATTGGGTATTGGCTGGTGTTGAGGATGGCGGTCGGATTTTGGATGTGGGATTTGGTTCCGGGCGGGACAGCCTGTATTTTCTTGCCATGGGCTATGATGTAACATCCTTGGATTCTTCACAACGCTTTGTTGCCATTGGGCGGGAACTGCTTCCTGATGTGATGCTTTGTGATGTCTGCGAGATGGATTTCAGTGAAGAGTTTGATCTGGTATGGGCCAATGCGTCGCTCTTGCATCTGGATGAAGAAGGATTTGCTCTTGCAGTTGCTCGAATTGAAGAGAGCCTGGAAGAAGGCGGATGGTTCTATGTTTCCATGAAACTAGGAGACTTTGAAGGCATTCGCAATGGCAGATACTTTAAGTACTATACGCAGGATACCTTGGTGGATGCTGTGACTGCAGCCAGTTCTTTGGTGCTGGTGGATTATATGGAAACAGAAGACAGCCGGGAAGCCCATGGGGGAGAATACTGGGCCAATGCCATATTTATTAAACCAAGCGAAGAAAATGAGGATTGGATGTAG